A window from Argopecten irradians isolate NY chromosome 3, Ai_NY, whole genome shotgun sequence encodes these proteins:
- the LOC138318758 gene encoding selenoprotein N-like isoform X1 translates to MSEQGATSGTPRGGGDAQPPRDTGVRKRKGKQKKEDAPPTTQQDSSTNNREESQTTAPQTLLPPQPYEEIVYVPANRIVLAVPKWLLVTLIVVCGVVFVGFGGYMGDLVWKKYFIAHGYGDNVIGAVKASIGEEATELFLQFDIDKDQKLSIEEYEALYHRLAGSGFNVTAPPEFKQLIEDNDEVITVRSHFKPLLLETMTKDMEETLVGGGLDPMAGLKGWTKPNIEWTNLGVKHFKSFFPKKDIQMSSLGEAYFIYQNSPGVHGTNHMSSNRYYPPQLEESLVVIHRMLNMFHARPFLRNRFPPQGAVACVRAFNDQYVDIAFRIHGEFQLNEPPFYPFWYTPGQFTGNLVMSRDRKKILYFHMYVPTENKLNVDMEWLNGPLEGENMEVDIGFQPQMEITMTAPSVPLNEENLSYQKDLEIPEDPSMEDKVKAIKWTGEISMKEARRNMEVKMYPFKQVEYFNFTQSFEKAKEEKKLVHSILLWGALDDQSCUGSGRTLRETSLESPPVVSLLQESFVSSWFLIADLKDLEKDTHQPVASKTAKHFLSNYKFPVMMIVSLPNGTIVHKVNANEFMEEDAPLTSVIEYADKSDVIETSPYGKIFGTRRIGANSGPGKDEKKKTVQEEEEGFLDGHTSQYMKFLKEGMRRAEPYLAEMF, encoded by the exons ATGTCGGAGCAAGGCGCTACATCGGGTACTCCAAGGGGAGGGGGTGACGCCCAACCCCCTCGGGACACGGGTGTGAGAAAAAGGAAGGGCAAACAGAAGAAAGAAGACGCTCCCCCCACAACACAACAGGACAGTTCTACAAACAACCGAGAAGAAAGCCAAACGACAGCCCCGCAAACACTACTGCCACCACAGCCGTACGAGGAAATAGTTTATGTTCCAGCTAATAGAATAGTTCTTGCTGTTCCAAAATGGTTGTTAGTAACATTGATAGTTGTGTGTGGTGTAGTTTTTGTCGGATTTGGTGGTTACATGGGAGATTTGGTCTGGAAAAAATACTTCATTGCCCATGGATATGGAGACAATGTGATTGGTGCAGTAAAAGCTTCAATAGGTGAGGAGGCCACAGAATTGTTTCTCCAATTCGACATTGACAAAGATCAAAAATTGTCCATCGAAGAGTATGAAGCGCTGTATCACAGACTGGCTGGAAGTGGGTTTAAT GTGACAGCTCCACCAGAGTTTAAACAGTTGATAGAGGATAATGATGAGGTGATTACAGTGAGATCACACTTTAAACCTCTGTTACTGGAGACCATGACCAAGGACATGGAGGAGACA TTGGTTGGGGGTGGACTTGATCCAATGGCTGGACTGAAGGGTTGGACAAAGCCCAATATTGAGTGGACCAACCTGGGAGTAAAACACTTCAAGTCCTTCTTCCCTAAAAAGGACATACAGATGTCGAGTCTGGGTGAGGCATATTTTATCTACCAGAATAGTCCGGGGGTCCATGGGACAAACCACATGTCCAGTAACCGGTATTACCCCCCACAACTGGAGGAGAGCCTTGTTGTTATACACCGCATGCTCAACATGTTCCATGCTCGTCCATTTCTCCGCAACCGTTTTCCCCCTCAAGGGGCTGTGGCCTGTGTCCGAGCTTTCAATGACCAATATGTTGACATAGCCTTCAG AATTCATGGAGAGTTCCAGCTGAACGAGCCACCATTTTATCCTTTCTGGTACACACCTGGGCAGTTTACAGGGAATCTGGTGATGTCTCGGGATCGCAAAAAGATCTTATACTTCCATATGTATGTCCCTACAGAAAATAAGCTGAATGTTG ATATGGAATGGTTGAATGGTCCCCTTGAAGGAGAAAACATGGAGGTAGATATAGGCTTCCAGCCCCAGATGGAGATTACAATGACAGCTCCCTCAGTACCTCTCAATGAAGAAAATCTGAGCTACCAGAAGGACCTGGAGATCCCTGAAGATCCTTCTATGGAAGATAAGGTGAAGGCCATCAAGTGGACAGGTGAAATTAGTATGAAAGAGGCCAGGAGAAATATGGAGGTTAAAATGTACCCATTTAAACAG GTGGAGTATTTCAACTTCACTCAATCATTTGAGAAAGCAAAGGAGGAAAAGAAGCTGGTGCACTCCATATTACTTTGGGGTGCACTGGACGATCAGAGTTGCTGAGGTTCCGGGCGGACTCTCAGGGAAACATCCCTGGAAAGTCCGCCCGTCGTCTCTCTCCTTCAGGAGAGCTTCGTTAGCAGTTGGTTCCTCATTGCTGATTTGAAG GATCTTGAAAAAGATACTCATCAGCCAGTAGCGAGCAAGACGGCtaaacattttctgtctaaCTATAAATTTCCTGTGATGATGATTGTGTCCCTTCCCAATGGCACTATCGTCCACAAGGTCAATGCAAATGAGTTTATGGAGGAAGATGCCCCTCTAACCTCCGTTATAGAGTATGC GGATAAAAGTGATGTAATTGAAACCTCTCCGTATGGGAAAATCTTTGGAACAAGGCGTATAGGAGCAAATTCTGGTCCAGGTAAAGATGAAAAGAAAAAGACAGTTCAGGAAGAAGAAGAAGG
- the LOC138318758 gene encoding selenoprotein N-like isoform X2, with product MSEQGATSGTPRGGGDAQPPRDTGVRKRKGKQKKEDAPPTTQQDSSTNNREESQTTAPQTLLPPQPYEEIVYVPANRIVLAVPKWLLVTLIVVCGVVFVGFGGYMGDLVWKKYFIAHGYGDNVIGAVKASIGEEATELFLQFDIDKDQKLSIEEYEALYHRLAGSGFNVTAPPEFKQLIEDNDEVITVRSHFKPLLLETMTKDMEETLVGGGLDPMAGLKGWTKPNIEWTNLGVKHFKSFFPKKDIQMSSLGEAYFIYQNSPGVHGTNHMSSNRYYPPQLEESLVVIHRMLNMFHARPFLRNRFPPQGAVACVRAFNDQYVDIAFRIHGEFQLNEPPFYPFWYTPGQFTGNLVMSRDRKKILYFHMYVPTENKLNVDMEWLNGPLEGENMEVDIGFQPQMEITMTAPSVPLNEENLSYQKDLEIPEDPSMEDKVKAIKWTGEISMKEARRNMEVKMYPFKQVEYFNFTQSFEKAKEEKKLVHSILLWGALDDQSCUGSGRTLRETSLESPPVVSLLQESFVSSWFLIADLKDLEKDTHQPVASKTAKHFLSNYKFPVMMIVSLPNGTIVHKVNANEFMEEDAPLTSVIEYADKSDVIETSPYGKIFGTRRIGANSGPGKDEKKKTVQEEEEGFLDGHTSQYMKFYYL from the exons ATGTCGGAGCAAGGCGCTACATCGGGTACTCCAAGGGGAGGGGGTGACGCCCAACCCCCTCGGGACACGGGTGTGAGAAAAAGGAAGGGCAAACAGAAGAAAGAAGACGCTCCCCCCACAACACAACAGGACAGTTCTACAAACAACCGAGAAGAAAGCCAAACGACAGCCCCGCAAACACTACTGCCACCACAGCCGTACGAGGAAATAGTTTATGTTCCAGCTAATAGAATAGTTCTTGCTGTTCCAAAATGGTTGTTAGTAACATTGATAGTTGTGTGTGGTGTAGTTTTTGTCGGATTTGGTGGTTACATGGGAGATTTGGTCTGGAAAAAATACTTCATTGCCCATGGATATGGAGACAATGTGATTGGTGCAGTAAAAGCTTCAATAGGTGAGGAGGCCACAGAATTGTTTCTCCAATTCGACATTGACAAAGATCAAAAATTGTCCATCGAAGAGTATGAAGCGCTGTATCACAGACTGGCTGGAAGTGGGTTTAAT GTGACAGCTCCACCAGAGTTTAAACAGTTGATAGAGGATAATGATGAGGTGATTACAGTGAGATCACACTTTAAACCTCTGTTACTGGAGACCATGACCAAGGACATGGAGGAGACA TTGGTTGGGGGTGGACTTGATCCAATGGCTGGACTGAAGGGTTGGACAAAGCCCAATATTGAGTGGACCAACCTGGGAGTAAAACACTTCAAGTCCTTCTTCCCTAAAAAGGACATACAGATGTCGAGTCTGGGTGAGGCATATTTTATCTACCAGAATAGTCCGGGGGTCCATGGGACAAACCACATGTCCAGTAACCGGTATTACCCCCCACAACTGGAGGAGAGCCTTGTTGTTATACACCGCATGCTCAACATGTTCCATGCTCGTCCATTTCTCCGCAACCGTTTTCCCCCTCAAGGGGCTGTGGCCTGTGTCCGAGCTTTCAATGACCAATATGTTGACATAGCCTTCAG AATTCATGGAGAGTTCCAGCTGAACGAGCCACCATTTTATCCTTTCTGGTACACACCTGGGCAGTTTACAGGGAATCTGGTGATGTCTCGGGATCGCAAAAAGATCTTATACTTCCATATGTATGTCCCTACAGAAAATAAGCTGAATGTTG ATATGGAATGGTTGAATGGTCCCCTTGAAGGAGAAAACATGGAGGTAGATATAGGCTTCCAGCCCCAGATGGAGATTACAATGACAGCTCCCTCAGTACCTCTCAATGAAGAAAATCTGAGCTACCAGAAGGACCTGGAGATCCCTGAAGATCCTTCTATGGAAGATAAGGTGAAGGCCATCAAGTGGACAGGTGAAATTAGTATGAAAGAGGCCAGGAGAAATATGGAGGTTAAAATGTACCCATTTAAACAG GTGGAGTATTTCAACTTCACTCAATCATTTGAGAAAGCAAAGGAGGAAAAGAAGCTGGTGCACTCCATATTACTTTGGGGTGCACTGGACGATCAGAGTTGCTGAGGTTCCGGGCGGACTCTCAGGGAAACATCCCTGGAAAGTCCGCCCGTCGTCTCTCTCCTTCAGGAGAGCTTCGTTAGCAGTTGGTTCCTCATTGCTGATTTGAAG GATCTTGAAAAAGATACTCATCAGCCAGTAGCGAGCAAGACGGCtaaacattttctgtctaaCTATAAATTTCCTGTGATGATGATTGTGTCCCTTCCCAATGGCACTATCGTCCACAAGGTCAATGCAAATGAGTTTATGGAGGAAGATGCCCCTCTAACCTCCGTTATAGAGTATGC GGATAAAAGTGATGTAATTGAAACCTCTCCGTATGGGAAAATCTTTGGAACAAGGCGTATAGGAGCAAATTCTGGTCCAGGTAAAGATGAAAAGAAAAAGACAGTTCAGGAAGAAGAAGAAGG
- the LOC138318758 gene encoding selenoprotein N-like isoform X3 produces MSEQGATSGTPRGGGDAQPPRDTGVRKRKGKQKKEDAPPTTQQDSSTNNREESQTTAPQTLLPPQPYEEIVYVPANRIVLAVPKWLLVTLIVVCGVVFVGFGGYMGDLVWKKYFIAHGYGDNVIGAVKASIGEEATELFLQFDIDKDQKLSIEEYEALYHRLAGSGFNVTAPPEFKQLIEDNDEVITVRSHFKPLLLETMTKDMEETLVGGGLDPMAGLKGWTKPNIEWTNLGVKHFKSFFPKKDIQMSSLGEAYFIYQNSPGVHGTNHMSSNRYYPPQLEESLVVIHRMLNMFHARPFLRNRFPPQGAVACVRAFNDQYVDIAFRIHGEFQLNEPPFYPFWYTPGQFTGNLVMSRDRKKILYFHMYVPTENKLNVDMEWLNGPLEGENMEVDIGFQPQMEITMTAPSVPLNEENLSYQKDLEIPEDPSMEDKVKAIKWTGEISMKEARRNMEVKMYPFKQVEYFNFTQSFEKAKEEKKLVHSILLWGALDDQSCUGSGRTLRETSLESPPVVSLLQESFVSSWFLIADLKDLEKDTHQPVASKTAKHFLSNYKFPVMMIVSLPNGTIVHKVNANEFMEEDAPLTSVIEYAFLDGHTSQYMKFLKEGMRRAEPYLAEMF; encoded by the exons ATGTCGGAGCAAGGCGCTACATCGGGTACTCCAAGGGGAGGGGGTGACGCCCAACCCCCTCGGGACACGGGTGTGAGAAAAAGGAAGGGCAAACAGAAGAAAGAAGACGCTCCCCCCACAACACAACAGGACAGTTCTACAAACAACCGAGAAGAAAGCCAAACGACAGCCCCGCAAACACTACTGCCACCACAGCCGTACGAGGAAATAGTTTATGTTCCAGCTAATAGAATAGTTCTTGCTGTTCCAAAATGGTTGTTAGTAACATTGATAGTTGTGTGTGGTGTAGTTTTTGTCGGATTTGGTGGTTACATGGGAGATTTGGTCTGGAAAAAATACTTCATTGCCCATGGATATGGAGACAATGTGATTGGTGCAGTAAAAGCTTCAATAGGTGAGGAGGCCACAGAATTGTTTCTCCAATTCGACATTGACAAAGATCAAAAATTGTCCATCGAAGAGTATGAAGCGCTGTATCACAGACTGGCTGGAAGTGGGTTTAAT GTGACAGCTCCACCAGAGTTTAAACAGTTGATAGAGGATAATGATGAGGTGATTACAGTGAGATCACACTTTAAACCTCTGTTACTGGAGACCATGACCAAGGACATGGAGGAGACA TTGGTTGGGGGTGGACTTGATCCAATGGCTGGACTGAAGGGTTGGACAAAGCCCAATATTGAGTGGACCAACCTGGGAGTAAAACACTTCAAGTCCTTCTTCCCTAAAAAGGACATACAGATGTCGAGTCTGGGTGAGGCATATTTTATCTACCAGAATAGTCCGGGGGTCCATGGGACAAACCACATGTCCAGTAACCGGTATTACCCCCCACAACTGGAGGAGAGCCTTGTTGTTATACACCGCATGCTCAACATGTTCCATGCTCGTCCATTTCTCCGCAACCGTTTTCCCCCTCAAGGGGCTGTGGCCTGTGTCCGAGCTTTCAATGACCAATATGTTGACATAGCCTTCAG AATTCATGGAGAGTTCCAGCTGAACGAGCCACCATTTTATCCTTTCTGGTACACACCTGGGCAGTTTACAGGGAATCTGGTGATGTCTCGGGATCGCAAAAAGATCTTATACTTCCATATGTATGTCCCTACAGAAAATAAGCTGAATGTTG ATATGGAATGGTTGAATGGTCCCCTTGAAGGAGAAAACATGGAGGTAGATATAGGCTTCCAGCCCCAGATGGAGATTACAATGACAGCTCCCTCAGTACCTCTCAATGAAGAAAATCTGAGCTACCAGAAGGACCTGGAGATCCCTGAAGATCCTTCTATGGAAGATAAGGTGAAGGCCATCAAGTGGACAGGTGAAATTAGTATGAAAGAGGCCAGGAGAAATATGGAGGTTAAAATGTACCCATTTAAACAG GTGGAGTATTTCAACTTCACTCAATCATTTGAGAAAGCAAAGGAGGAAAAGAAGCTGGTGCACTCCATATTACTTTGGGGTGCACTGGACGATCAGAGTTGCTGAGGTTCCGGGCGGACTCTCAGGGAAACATCCCTGGAAAGTCCGCCCGTCGTCTCTCTCCTTCAGGAGAGCTTCGTTAGCAGTTGGTTCCTCATTGCTGATTTGAAG GATCTTGAAAAAGATACTCATCAGCCAGTAGCGAGCAAGACGGCtaaacattttctgtctaaCTATAAATTTCCTGTGATGATGATTGTGTCCCTTCCCAATGGCACTATCGTCCACAAGGTCAATGCAAATGAGTTTATGGAGGAAGATGCCCCTCTAACCTCCGTTATAGAGTATGC
- the LOC138318759 gene encoding AP-5 complex subunit mu-1-like, producing MSIRGLWILSVKSAHPDQSESRRLLFSRHFPIVEKKVKLVEKENYITLPTVPEFINGLMFELGHKDGIDKFITARDTCEKFEQKPVYEVMTSAGPIWPVVVVEQRGIVYCCLPLVTQGINTRPPLIQIPGVTLGFSLLCGLSDYLRQNTAAEIAQKGSVLNVYLNTAAPFGKPMDVSPETVMSKVQNKPSLLSKTHKQPAWKPVLHRGKNQVYLAVTEYIRANQYNKEGTPDIYDLYGSISCKAELEGAQPDITLSVSHTPDGNNLPLDHLIIHPCVQSADATAINMDDPSDMRATPRRVRFIPPTEMFILCHYTVSSLKELPIKGSYEMRMDGKTAKLTVRLKMSERVKNNLEYCELQIPFHNRGTIGTYDATPSQGNVMVSPDRRILVWNVGQKFPTKSLTISLEATVNFTDSKTPATHEDAFCVGQNSYAKLFFKLPDFTHSGCQIDPKSVQVSPNVKFKLTTVQEYLTGMEYKLWNNLGDSLVSNVPHSVLNEVKVDDDI from the exons ATGAGTATACGAGGTCTATGGATCCTTTCTGTTAAAAGTGCTCACCCTGATCAAAGTGAAAGTAGGCGTCTGCTTTTCTCCAG GCACTTTCCAATAGTTGAAAAGAAAGTGAAATTGGTGGAGAAAGAAAACTACATCACGTTGCCTACTGTACCAGAGTTTATCAATGGACTTATGTTTGAGCTTGGCCATAAGGATGGTATTGATAAG ttTATCACTGCCAGAGACACGTGTGAAAAGTTTGAACAGAAGCCTGTATACGAGGTGATGACCAGTGCTGGACCAATATGGCCGGTGGTCGTAGTAGAACAG AGGGGAATAGTGTATTGTTGTCTTCCCTTGGTTACTCAAGGTATCAACACAAGGCCACCACTAATACAGAT CCCTGGTGTAACACTCGGATTCTCTCTACTGTGTGGGTTATCTGATTACCTCCGTCAGAACACAGCAGCTGAG ATTGCTCAGAAAGGCAGTGTATTGAATGTGTACCTGAACACTGCTGCTCCCTTCGGTAAACCAATGGATGTCAGCCCAGAAACTGTGATGTCTAAAGTTCAGAACAAACCAAGTCTTCTATCAAAAACACACAAG CAACCCGCCTGGAAGCCTGTATTACACAGAGGCAAGAACCAGGTGTACCTGGCTGTTACTGAGTACATCAGAGCCAACCAG TATAATAAGGAGGGGACCCCGGACATCTATGATCTGTATGGATCTATTTCCTGTAAAGCTGAGCTGGAGGGAGCCCAGCCCGACATCACGCTGAGTGTGTCTCATACACCTGATGGAAATAACCTCCCACTGGACCATCTCATCATCCACCCATGTGTACAAAGTGCTGACGCCACAGCTATCAACATGG ATGATCCCTCTGACATGAGGGCTACCCCTCGTCGTGTTCGGTTTATACCCCCAACGGAGATGTTTATACTCTGCCATTACACAGTGTCTAGTTTAAAGGAGTTACCTATCAAAGGCTCATATGAAATGAGG ATGGATGGAAAGACTGCCAAACTGACTGTCCGGTTAAAAATGAGTGAAAGAGTGAAAAATAACCTGGAGTATTGTGAGCTACAGATTCCATTTCACAACAG AGGTACGATTGGGACATACGATGCAACACCTAGCCAAGGAAATGTAATGGTCTCCCCTGATCGTCGGATACTGGTCTGGAATGTTG GTCAAAAGTTCCCCACCAAGTCTTTGACCATTTCTCTTGAGGCTACAGTCAATTTTACCGATAGCAAGACACCAGCAACACATGAAGATGCATTTTGTGTGGGACAGAACTCTTACGCTAAA ttatttttcaAGTTACCAGATTTTACTCACTCAGGATGTCAGATAGATCCAAAGTCTGTACAAGTCTCTCCCAACGTAAAGTTCAAACTTACAACAG TACAAGAGTACTTGACTGGGATGGAGTACAAATTGTGGAATAACCTTGGAGATTCACTGGTCAGCAACGTACCTCACTCGGTCCTGAATGAGGTCAAGGTCGACGATGACATCTAA